A section of the Centroberyx gerrardi isolate f3 chromosome 8, fCenGer3.hap1.cur.20231027, whole genome shotgun sequence genome encodes:
- the areg gene encoding uncharacterized protein areg isoform X1, with protein sequence MNALVLTCLLCFVVCSALGALGSEDTFSSGLSHVTGGPASGEDLQSPLSDDELEVDEDPSGGVDGSHTPHEVHLSERKKNKGKGRRRNKHKSKSTTALNPEHTLYTSGYTSANTATEDPCTSTHLGYCIHGFCKYMEELQQPACVCMKGFDGERCGIQTLETWRNEEVDQNNGAEVVQTVLVIIAVVLSVISCTAILLMACAHYRTHKNFLAAYLGTGAEQEKLQKPINDVMV encoded by the exons ATGAACGCTCTCGTCCTCACCTGTCTCCTGTGTTTCG TAGTCTGCAGCGCTCTAGGTGCCCTGGGATCCGAGGACACATTCTCCAGCGGACTGAGCCATGTGACCGGGGGTCCGGCCTCGGGGGAGGACCTCCAGAGTCCGCTGAGCGACGATGAGCTGGAAGTGGATGAAGATCCTTCGGGTGGAGTCGACGGAAGTCACACCCCTCATG AGGTGCACCTCagtgagaggaagaaaaacaaaggcaagggcaggaggaggaacaagCATAAAAGCAAAAGCACCACCGCCCTCAACCCCGAACACACGCTCTACACCAGCGGATACACGTCAGCTAACACCGCCACAGAAGATCCCTGCACTTCCACCCACCTGGGCTACTGCATCCACGGCTTCTGCAAGTACATGGAAGAACTGCAACagccagcgtgtgt CTGCATGAAGGGTTTCGACGGGGAGCGCTGCGGGATCCAGACGCTGGAGACCTGGAGGAACGAGGAGGTAGACCAGAACAACGGGGCCGAGGTGGTGCAGACAGTCCTGGTGATCATCGCTGTGGTCCTGTCAGTCATCAGCTGTACTGCCATCCTGCTCATGGCCTGTGCTCA TTACAGGACACACAAAAACTTTCTGGCAGCTTACTTGGGAACTGGGGCAGAGCAGGAGAAGCTGCAGAAACCCATCAATGACGTCATGGTGTGA
- the areg gene encoding uncharacterized protein areg isoform X2, giving the protein MNALVLTCLLCFVCSALGALGSEDTFSSGLSHVTGGPASGEDLQSPLSDDELEVDEDPSGGVDGSHTPHEVHLSERKKNKGKGRRRNKHKSKSTTALNPEHTLYTSGYTSANTATEDPCTSTHLGYCIHGFCKYMEELQQPACVCMKGFDGERCGIQTLETWRNEEVDQNNGAEVVQTVLVIIAVVLSVISCTAILLMACAHYRTHKNFLAAYLGTGAEQEKLQKPINDVMV; this is encoded by the exons ATGAACGCTCTCGTCCTCACCTGTCTCCTGTGTTTCG TCTGCAGCGCTCTAGGTGCCCTGGGATCCGAGGACACATTCTCCAGCGGACTGAGCCATGTGACCGGGGGTCCGGCCTCGGGGGAGGACCTCCAGAGTCCGCTGAGCGACGATGAGCTGGAAGTGGATGAAGATCCTTCGGGTGGAGTCGACGGAAGTCACACCCCTCATG AGGTGCACCTCagtgagaggaagaaaaacaaaggcaagggcaggaggaggaacaagCATAAAAGCAAAAGCACCACCGCCCTCAACCCCGAACACACGCTCTACACCAGCGGATACACGTCAGCTAACACCGCCACAGAAGATCCCTGCACTTCCACCCACCTGGGCTACTGCATCCACGGCTTCTGCAAGTACATGGAAGAACTGCAACagccagcgtgtgt CTGCATGAAGGGTTTCGACGGGGAGCGCTGCGGGATCCAGACGCTGGAGACCTGGAGGAACGAGGAGGTAGACCAGAACAACGGGGCCGAGGTGGTGCAGACAGTCCTGGTGATCATCGCTGTGGTCCTGTCAGTCATCAGCTGTACTGCCATCCTGCTCATGGCCTGTGCTCA TTACAGGACACACAAAAACTTTCTGGCAGCTTACTTGGGAACTGGGGCAGAGCAGGAGAAGCTGCAGAAACCCATCAATGACGTCATGGTGTGA
- the LOC139927544 gene encoding proepiregulin-like, producing MGNSKPSALLPLFGVMLVWPHVFTKSVSSKLQTAASASLSAEQEEQRPRVAKVTTQSCDAALDNYCLNGQCMLLLDLNEHHCKCEKGFYGPRCAHLELVFRPMAEEQLVLTIVCVALLIIGLAGALYFCCKWYKRNRFPRQQKQQGYQGVQSAWCVCHTCCFPCPISPNEILNI from the exons ATGGGGAACAGCAAGCCATCAGCCCTCCTGCCGCTTTTCG GTGTCATGCTGGTCTGGCCTCATGTGTTCACCAAGAGTGTCTCGTCCAAACTGCAGACTGCAGCCAGCGCCTCTCTATCTGCAG agcaggaggagcagcgcCCTCGTGTGGCGAAGGTTACAACACAGAGTTGCGACGCCGCGCTAGATAACTACTGCCTTAATGGCCAGTGTATGCTGCTGCTGGACCTCAACGAGCACCACTGCAA gtgtgAGAAAGGCTTCTATGGCCCCAGGTGCGCCCACCTGGAGCTGGTCTTCCGGCCAATGGCAGAAGAGCAGCTGGTTCTCACCATTGTCTGTGTGGCTCTGCTGATCATAGGGCTGGCTGGAGCCCTTTACTTCTGCTGCAAATG GTATAAGAGAAATAGATTCCCACGCCAGCAGAAGCAACAGGGGTACCAGGGAGTGCAGagtgcttggtgtgtgtgtcacacctGCTGCTTCCCCTGTCCCATttccccaaatgaaattctcaaCATATGA
- the LOC139926920 gene encoding epigen-like, with protein MFTQRQTILEKVIFSVAAVLTLLTTAGQSATLDNLHPTAGPAVLDPMLTTQPDNGSMEEPRVLRMHKPCREEHANYCENDGQCMYPQDTDTPSCMCKPSYSGTRCLFFVGGSQIAPNYEEVIGIGVGVAMLIFFLAIIFYCCVRKRCTKSAQMIKLAPSENSV; from the exons ATGTTTACTCAAAGGCAGACAATCCTGGAGAAGG TTATCTTTTCAGTGGCGGCAGTGCTGACcctcctgaccacagcaggCCAATCTGCAACACTAGACAACCTTCATCCAACAGCCGGCCCTGCGGTGTTGGACCCCATGCTCACAACTCAGCCAGACAATG gcagtaTGGAGGAACCCCGGGTTCTGCGAATGCACAAACCATGCAGGGAGGAACATGCCAACTATTGTGAAAACGACGGCCAGTGCATGTACCCACAAGACACCGACACCCCTTCCTGCAT GTGCAAGCCCTCATACAGCGGGACGCGTTGCCTGTTTTTCGTTGGAGGCTCTCAGATTGCGCCCAACTACGAGGAAGTGATTGGCAtcggtgtgggcgtggccatgCTCATCTTTTTCCTCGCCATCATATTCTACTGCTGTGTCCGTAAGAG gtGCACCAAATCAGCACAGATGATAAAACTTGCACCATCTGAGAACTCAGTGTGA